ccccagggatgctctccttgtctgcccattcccccaggggctctgggcagggatggcctcagtgggggctgctgacatcctcagcaccttgggggctgctgctgaatttcactgctccagagccttgttcagccttcagctcttcagtgcaggaattcagtCTCCCAGGGCTCATTAGCATTCAGAACACCTTAACAAGCCAAGCCTCTGGggataatttgattttaattttcaaatccttTGTGGTTAATTACAGAGATTTCAGTAGCGTATTCAAAGTGAATATATTCTATTTGAAAAGACagtgagaaaacattttttaggtcctctttaggtttttttcctgttatttcaTGAAATTTCCACTTTGACATTGAATCCAAGTACCTCCTCATGCAGTTTGAATAGATATGAAAATCATGACCCTTCATGGCTGACAATCAATCCGACTCTGTCCATACCCCCACCATTTCCCCCATccaagccctggcactcagagcagctgaggaatggAGTCACatccagagctgtccccagggctcaggaTTTGGGTCTGGTCAGTTCAATCTCTTTATTGCTGATCTGGACGAGGCCATCGAGGGCAGCCTCAGTCAGTTCCCAGGTGAGCccaagctgggtgggagtgtggctgtgctggagggcaggaagctctgcagagggatctggacaggctggagccGTGGGCCCAGGACAATTGGATGAGGTTCACCAAGGTCAagggctgggtcctgccctgggctcacaaccaccccaaatccctggctgtgccctgcccctgATCCCCACAGCCTGTCCTGTTTCCTTCATCCCTGCATTGCCAGGCACTTTCTGGGACAagggggctctgctctggctaTGGAGGGAGGTGCAAGTGCAGCCACTGGAGTGGGAACCACAACTCATCAGGTTTGTGGGGGTCAGGAACTGGTGAGactcagaggcacagaaagttTCTCTTCATGACTAACAGACCACGGTTGAACAGGACACAATTTAATAACTGATACAAGAACTTTATTGTTTCTTCCCTGAGCTATGTGCAatgtcccagcagtgtctgaTGAGGCCACCATCCACAAGTGATTTCCatagtaaaattaatttcagacaAAAGGGGTTGTGTGGTAGATATAAACACAATTAAGTTCTTGTATCAGGAAGCTCATCCGGAGTGGGGGCAAAACAGCTCAAACAATTCCTGATTTGCAAAGCTGTCAGTGGTGGATGGAGAAGGGAGGTCAGGCTACTCTTGGTGTTGAGGAAATGCTGAAACCAGCCTGACTCATTTCACctcctcctgtcctggctgctctcccctctTTCCCCTTCCACCCATTGGTTTTTGTCTCCCACCAGGccccctggggaaggggctggctctgtgttctccatcacctcctggctggcactgccaggctgggatgaggagcccctcagccttccctgctctgggctggacaagcccagctccttcagcctctgctcacagcccaagggctccagccccacctTGGAGGCCCTTCCCagacctgctccagctgccagacatatttcctgccctggggaaccCCAACCAGGTCACAGTGACCTGGATAATCCACGTCCTTGATGTCCTGgtcacacagccctggcccctTGTCCCcatgtcaggctctggggtggaTCCTGTGGAACATCCTTTGGTGGAGGCTGTGGCTCCAGGTGGGCCGGGGGGATaccaggggacagggaccccacTGGGCATGAACAGCCTTGGACTTGTTGGGAGAGACTGtgagggggagctggggtggaGTGACCAACCCAGtgacctcacacagccctgctgggatgtcacacagcccctctgggatgtcacagcctgctctgtggtGTTCACAGCCCATTCTCTAATGTCACCCTGCTGGTCTCTGAGTCACAGCCCACTCTGTGATATCATGGTCTGCTCTGGAACGTCAGACCTCTGCCCAGTGATTTCAGAGTTGTATCTAAGGTGTCACAGACGCAGTCTGTGATGTAGCTGTTCGATAACCTCACATACCTCACTCTGTGATGTCATAGCCCACTCTGTGACCTCATGTTACCAGATGAGAAATTGTCTACACCAGGTGAGCTCACACCTGGAGCTTGCTCTCCAAAACCCCAGGCCTATGGAAAGCACACCATGCTCATTGTGTGAGAAGGGGAACTGGAAGTTCACCAGCCTCAgtgtcctgccagctcagccaggcccaCTGGGACATTGGGCTCCACGACCACCAGGGACCACCAGAGAGACCCCCGGGACAGAAGAGCCTGGGTAAAGGGGAGGAGAAATCTGTTAATGATTTTGGGGAAATGATTATCATATGTGGGTTTAGTCCAGGACAATCAATGAATATGTTTgcaaaatagagaaaataaacagaaaccTTCCTGTACTCAGCATGCACAGCTTTGGGAGGAGCTGTCCCCCGTGCATCCAGCTGAATAAAGAATGCTGCTTCTTCATGCTGCATTGGGGTTAAGGAGTTTTCTGTTTAACTGAATTTTTGGTAGCACTCCCACTCCCAAGGGAagctctgtctcctgctgtTCACAGACAGAGAAGGGCTGGTGGCAGATGTGGGGCTTGGAGGCTGCCTGGGGCACAGTGACCATGAAATAATCAAGTTTTCAATATTCTGTGAAAGAAGGAGGGACAGCAACAAAACTTCTACACTGGAATTAGGAAGGGCAGACTTTGGTCTATTTAGGATGCTGATTTGGGGAGTACCAAATCAGGTACtgattttttaaagggaaacagcccttaaaaacaaaggggTCCAGGAAGGATGGACACACTTCAAGAAAGTAATCTTtagggggaaggagcagcctgttccagtgtggcAAGAGATGAGCTAGTGAGGAAAATGACTGTACTGGCTGCCCATGGAGCTTTTGAGGGAactcagggaggaaaaggacCAGAAACTCAGGAAGTGTTTAAGGATATCCTTAGAttatacagaaagaaaatttgagAGATAAAACCTCAATTAGAACTTAACCTGGgagcttttgtttaaaaataaaaaaaagtttgtattaaaaaaatatgggaaaaggTGTGAGAAGGAGAATGTGTACTCTTCTTTGGATGCAGTGGAAAATAGAGGAACTAAAGTCAAGGAAATGTCGGATTGATTTAACACCTCAATCACACCAAATTTTTTGCCTCAATTTTCAATATTGGGACTGGTTGTCCTCAGGACAAGTGTTCCCCTTAGCAAGTagatgggcacagggagcagaacagCCCCCTGGAAtccagcaggaagcagctggtGACCTGCTGAGCCACTCAGATGCTCACAGGTGTATGGGATCAGACGGGATTCATCCCAGGGggatgagggagctggtggaTGAGCTCCCCAAGTtgctctccatcatttaccatcagtcctggctcagcagggaggTCCCAGAAGACTGGAGGTGCCAGTGTGAGCCCATCCCCAagaagggctggcaggaggatctggggaactccaggcctgtcagcctgacctggGTGCCTGGCAAGGTTATGGAACAGATCACCTTGAGTGCCATCCCAGGGCACCCACAGGATGGCCGAGGGATCAGAGCCAGCCAGCGTGGATTTAGGGGTggcaggtcctgcctgaccaacctggtctccctttatgaccaggtgaccaACCTGTGGATGCAGGAAATGCTGTGGATTTTGTGTgcctggacttcagcaaagcctttgacactgtctctgacagcattccctggaaaagctgcagcccacGGCTTGGGCAGGTTCCCTCCCCGCTCTGTGATTTAAGAACCGGCTGGAGGCTGGGTCCAGAGAGTGGTGGGGATggtgctgcacccagctggTGTCCAGGCACTGGTGCTGTCCCCCAGGGATCTGTGTTGGgcccagtcctgtttaatatcttcacTGATGATTTGGCTGAGGGGATCGAGTCCACCATTCACAAATTGCAGATgacaccaggctgggtgtgagtgtggatgtgctggagggcaggacaAGCAGACACAGccttaagctgcaccaggggaggtttgggctggACAATAGGAGgaagttcttcacagaaagggtgagtgggcattggaatgggctggcCAGgggagaggtggtggagtcactgtccctctCCAGTGGCACTTAGTGGTATGGTCTGGGTGACAAGGCAGTATTGGGGCATtggttggacttgataatctcaaaggtcttttccagcctattTGATTCTGTCATTCTCTGATGATTGGGACACTCTGGTGAAGCcaggggccattgtgacacagTAGGGCTAAGAGGACCACGGTGACACTGTGCAGCCCCATAGAACCAGGGGTGGATGGTGATGCTCTGGACCCAAATGGAACCAGGGTGTGCACCGTGACACTGGGTCCTTGTGGAACCACAGAAGCCATTGTGACACTGAAGGATCCTGTTTAACCAAGGGGCCACTGTGACACGATGGGGCCTCAAGGGATCTGGAAGAATGTTGTGACACTGTGTGACTTTGTGGAAACAAGgagtccattgtgacactgaggGGACTTGTGGAACCGCAgagtccatggtgacagtgTGGGACCTCATGTGACCATAGGGCCATTGTGACATCCTGGGGGaccatggaaccaaggggccacAGTGAAACTGCAGCACCAATGAGaacattgtgacactgtgaagcccatggaaccaaggagaccaGGGTGACAGTGCAGGGCCTGGTGTGACCAagaggccattgtgacactgaggggccccatggaaccaaggacaTCTTTGCAGATGACACAAAGCTAGGTATgagtgtggatctgctggagggaaTGAGGCCTCTGCACAGGGACCTGGAAAGGCTGGATCCAGGTGATGAATCCAAAAAGGTGAGGTTTAACAAGTCCAAGAGCCAGGCCCTGCAATTTGGCCCCAGtactacaggctggggacagagtggctggacagaCCCCAGGGAGtaagggacctgcagggactgatggacagcaggtcagacatgagccagcagtgtgcccaggggaccaagaaggccaatggctcctggcctggatcagcaatggtgtggccagcaggaccagaattgctctgccagcactgacctgccctcagctctgcacacagacattgctgctgcagctccagagaaggcaacaaaaaggcatctctgcagaaaactttgctgGGAGATCCTTTAGTTCCTTTAAAGCCACCAAGAGTGCAGCCCCTCATTGACAGAGTCTGTGGCCACAGGGAAGgtagagagaaagaaaatgagaaatggcacAAACAATGACCTTTCTGGACAAGACTAAAAAagttaaacaaagaaaaagaacctccaaaatgaaaacaagaaatagtATCAAAGATGACTTTTATTACAAGTGATTTGCAGACACTGGCCAGCAGTTTAATGTTTCTGAAGCCATGCAGTCATCAGtctccacactgcagccttgagctcctggttcctcaggctgtagatgagggggttcagggctggaggcaccaccgAGTACAGAACTGACACTGacagatccagggatggggaggagatggaggggggCTTCAGGTGAGCAAATATGACAGTGCATAGGAACAGGGAAACCAcggccaggtgagggaggcaggtggaaaaggctttgtgctgtccctgctcagaggagatcctcagcacagccctgaagatctgcacataggagaaaacaatgaacacaaaagaGCCAAATGCTAAACAGGCACTAATGGCAATGAACCCAAGTTCCCTGAGGATAGAGTGTGAACAGGAGAGCTTGAGGATCTGTGGAATTTCACAAAAGAACTGGCCTagggcattgccatggcaaaggggcagggaaaatgtccgggctgtgtgcagcagagcagtgagaaaggcactggcccaggcagctgctgccatgtgggcacaagctctgctgcccaggagggtcccgtagtgcaggggtttgcagatggacacgtaGCGGTCGTAGCACATGATGGTCAGGAGATAGTATGCAGCTCCAATGAAGAACAGGATGaaaaagagctgtgcagcacatcctgtgtaGGAGATgttcctggtgtcccagagggaattgtgcatggctttggggacagtggtgcagatggagcccaggtcagcgagggccaggttgagcaggaagaagaacatgggcgtgtgcaggtggtggccgcaggctacggcgctgatgatgaggccgttgcccaggagggcagccagggagatggccagcaagaggcagaagtgcaggagctgcagctgccgcgtgtctgccagtgccagcaggaggaagtggttgatggagctgctgttggacatttgCTGCGGCTGCACATGGGGACCTGTTCATGGAGAAAAGTACAGTGAAGTGTTAGAGGAGATACAGTAAGGAAAATCAAAGCCATTTCCAATGCCCCCTCCTGTGTAACACAGATGGACATGCTCTTGTGTTCAAGTGCTCTTGCGTTTTTTAGAGGTCCCGCATATCTTTGCTGGTGTTCTTGGATATGAGAAACcctcagcatttctgctgcactCAGGGAGAACAGAGCAAGTTCTGTGAGGCAAAGTGATGAGTGGGGAGTGGAGGGAGATGGTCTGTCATTCTGACCTGTTCAGAGTTTTTCTATGTTTTATCCTTTCTCAGGTCGAGGTTGATCACCTACCCATGCTTCACCTAAAATGTCACCAGGTACGACTGAGAGCAGATGGatccaccccagcccagctccacatTTCTGGACAAGGACTTGCTTTGATCATTTCACCAACCCCACAGCATTTTTAGTGTCACAacacctctgcctttccccatCAATCTTATAACACAGAGATGCTCTAGGACAGGTCTGCGCCCTGGATTGAAGCTCCCAGCTTGGACTGAATTGTTAGGGAGAATTCCAAGTGTCCTTATGATGGCATTGAATGAAGGGaaaggcagctccttccctggctgcactgACAGCATTGCCAGGAGCcgggcactggggacagcatcaccctgagccagctgtgccccctgccagagcccccagggccgggcagctgctcccagccctgtgccctgcagagggaactgggcccggggctgcagagctgccccacggctctgctgcagctctgcctgcacaggaggggctgcacaccttggagccccagccctgagggcagaggcttggctgggggcacaggagggagggggCTTGTTCAGAGGGAGGGGCTGCACTGGAGGGGCTCCTGTGGAGATCTCTAAactctccctgccacagcagttctgggctttgttttctctcattgcctgatcttctctctgcttcctggagattttcttcctgcaggtgATTCCCTGTGCCTGacctctccctgccagcactcacAGACCCCAAATCTTTGTGCACTCTCCTTGTCCCTACAGAACCCTGATTGATTGCAGGGCACTGGCTGGGGGCAGGTTCTGTTTGCAGCTTGGAGAAAGGACAGCTCAGACTGAGCCCGATGGGTCCAGCAAAGCTGATGCGGGTGCTGTCCATGGGCAGAGTGGTTGAAAGCACATTAGTGATCTCCTGTGAACCTATTGATCACTTAAAGTAAAAGTTCAGATGTCTCAGGAACTTGACAAAATTAACGACTAAAAATTCATACTACCTACAATATTTATCCCTCCCTCCTTGTATTCTTCAATAGTAGGAAACAGAATACAAAGTCTTAGgacatttccacatttttgcCAAAAAACCTTTCTTGGAAATATTCTATGACTGATCAGAATCCCTCAGCATGTCAGAGCTCCATGAGCATTTCACCTCCCCTGCACCAGAAATACCCAGAATTGTACTCACAGAGTCTGAAGGCAttgggatgttccagctttaggagatggctccaggagctgcagctgcattgtcctgcagccagaggttcctgtgccaagggctggcagggattgtgccccaggcacttctcagcatcttcccagccctgactgattgaagctctctgtgcctctgtgctgtgcccagggtggctgcaggcagtgccccagccctgctgggctggcagaagagctgctcatcaagacaaatgtgcttttgaagctCTTCTTGGCTTTTTAGGAGCCcagtcctgctcagcagcacagacacagcccaaGGATTTTAATGagcctctggggctttgtgctcaggccCTGAACATCAGTCCCTGAGAGGGGGCTGaagaaacctctccagaactccaagtcagaatccaactccaaagtttctttcacttttaatgggtcccactgagggacaccactgagaaagtgtccccaggccccaggcagagcagagaactggagaCAGTGATGACAGGTagggacaaagagaagccaagtcttggtgccctgggccacagcagggtctgtgccaccaagggctgggaggagacaccttgtcctgaggcactggggcctcctggcacagccccagccaggctgggcactgtcagccccttgtcctgccctcagcatccccccctagcccacatcccagtggcctcaaggatctgctggaaggagtccctggggagccttgctcagcaatggccctgggggctcctcaatgctcacagatttttttcaaaggactttgggtttggcttttgccttggagtctctgagaggtttgtgcaatcatggcctCCAATTATCTGCTATAATTagtccctggagaggctttgtcagtaacaacactcagtggggctcattaatgcttcaaggtacttcagttattttaaggtacttggtgtttcccttttgatacagactctgggagaggtttgtgcaatcatggcccCAATTATCTGCTGTAACAAGTCCCTTGAGAGCTTTGTACTGATGCTAAGTGGGGCTCAATAATACTTTGAAGTACTAAAGGTGTTTAAGGTACTTTGAATTTTCCTTACCTCAAATAGGTTTCTGAGAGGTTTTTATGCCATCCTGGCCTCCAATTCTCTCCACCAAGGAGTCCATGATGAGCCTGTGTTGGGGATGGACATCAGTGGGACCCATTCATGCTTTGAGAccctttggggttttcttttcactttgaCTCCTGAAAAGGTTTGTGCAATCTCCTCTCAGGCCCTGAGgttccagggctcagctccaaatgcacCACAGGGCTCATTAGGATCAGTCAAGTCCTGACAAACCATGGCTCTGCCTTGATCTccttctgctctggagcagtTCATCAGaaagttttcctgctgcacttatggtgaaatatttcaaagttcTTCTAATAAGGCCACATTCCTATTTTAAAGGGTGTCTTTTATTACTGTTCTCTTAGAGCAGACATGATTGCAGCATTCTGTGATCGATACTGATCTTGGGAATCTCCTGAGGAGGTCTGGCCTGCTCAGAAAAGCTGTGCCTTGAGCTCTGACCCAGTGTGGACAACCTTGGTCTGCATTTCCCACCCCCATCCTTTCTCTCCTTACTCACCTGAGACCAGCTTTGCTCTGAGAACTGACTACAAAGCCAAAGATGGttttcttgcaattttttttttttaaagcaatctaAAACTTCTGAGCTTCCACATTGGAAGCAGACACCCTCCTCACGTGTGTACCAAGCCCAAGCTGTCTCCAATGAGGTTCCCTTTCCGTAAGGCAGAATTGTGCAAGGAATGTTTTAGACACACTGGAAGTTCTACAATGAACCCAAATCCAGAGTTGGCTCAGTGCAGAATGAGATGATCTCCTGAAGGACAGATCAGCTTTGGCCTCGTTGAAGCTCAAACCTCCAAGTTGGGAGGTGTGTAAGTGACCCAAGAGCGAtgggaagggaaatgcagagagCCCTGGAAGTGCTTCTGTGCAGacaggctgtggggcagggcactgcagacctgccctgggccagctgtgAGGGTGGATCATCATCCCAGCCTGCACTGGGCCATTGCCAGGGACTGTTGCCATGGACACTGCACTGACCgcactgctgggtttggctgccATGGCAACCCTCATCAGTTCAGGTTTCCTTGGAAACCACCCCAAGGAGCCATTTCTGCAGCCAGGTTCCATGGCCActtgcctgcagagctgttgctgtCCTGGGCTGCCATGGCAACGTCAGGACAAAGTGGGGCCAGGGCTGTTCCAGGTACAATTGCAGATACACTCCTTGGTGCTACCAGGTGCCATGGCAACGGCTACAGGGACCCATTCCTTAGTTTGGTGCCACGGCAACCAAGGCCTGGACTCGTTGTGATGGTTGGTTGCTGGGCTTGTATGGCCGCTACGTGTTCTGTTGTTCTGAGGTGATTACAGACCTCAATCATCTGCAGGAGTGTGGGTTCCAGCTCTGG
This portion of the Serinus canaria isolate serCan28SL12 chromosome 25, serCan2020, whole genome shotgun sequence genome encodes:
- the LOC103824874 gene encoding olfactory receptor 14A16-like; translation: MSNSSSINHFLLLALADTRQLQLLHFCLLLAISLAALLGNGLIISAVACGHHLHTPMFFFLLNLALADLGSICTTVPKAMHNSLWDTRNISYTGCAAQLFFILFFIGAAYYLLTIMCYDRYVSICKPLHYGTLLGSRACAHMAAAAWASAFLTALLHTARTFSLPLCHGNALGQFFCEIPQILKLSCSHSILRELGFIAISACLAFGSFVFIVFSYVQIFRAVLRISSEQGQHKAFSTCLPHLAVVSLFLCTVIFAHLKPPSISSPSLDLSVSVLYSVVPPALNPLIYSLRNQELKAAVWRLMTAWLQKH